Genomic segment of Xanthomonas sp. DAR 35659:
CCGCCGCCAGCAGGCAGCCGAGCATGATGATCTTCTTGCGGCCGATGCGGTCCGACAGCCAGCCGAAGAACAGGAAGAACGGCGTGGCCAGGGCCAGTGCCGCGGCGATCAGCAGGTAGGACACGGTCGGGTCGACCTTGAGCGTGCTCTGCAGGAAGAACAGCGCATAGAACTGGCCGCCGTACCAGACCACCGCCTGGCCAGCGGTCGCGCCGAGCAGCACGATCAGCATCAGCTTGAAGTTGCCGTCCTTGAGGCTGTCGCGGAACGGCTGCTTGGAGCCCTTGCCCTCGGCCTTCATCTGCTGGAACAGCGGCGATTCGCTCAGCTGCAGGCGGATCCACACCGATACGCCGAGCAGGATGATCGAACCCAGGAACGGGATGCGCCAGCCCCAGGCCTCGAACGCCTCGGTGCCCAGGGTCAACCGGCACGCCAGGATCACCAGCAGCGACAGGAACAGGCCCAGCGTGGCGGTGGTCTGGATGAAGCTGGTGTACAGGCCGCGCTTGTTCGCCGGCGCGTGTTCGGCGACGTAGGTCGCCGCGCCGCCGTACTCGCCGCCCATCGCCAGGCCCTGGGCCAGGCGCAGCACGATCAGGATCACCGGCGCCACCACGCCCCAGCTGTCGTAGTTGGGCAGCACGCCGACCAGGAAGGTGGAGATGCCCATGATCAGGATGGTGACCAGGAACGTGTACTTGCGGCCGATGCGGTCGCCGAGGCTGCCGAAGAACGCGGCGCCGAACGGTCGCACGAAGAAGCCGGCGGCGAAGGCCAGCAGCGCGAAGATCATGCCGGTGGTCTCGTTGACCCCGCTGAAGAACTGCTTGGCGATGATCGCGGCAAGCGAGCCGTACAGGTAGAAGTCGTACCACTCGAAGACCGTGCCCAGGCTGGAGGCGAAGATCACCTTCTTGTGGCCCTTGGTCAGGGGTTGGCCCGACGGGTTGATGGCGGTGCTGGACATAGGAAGCTCCCCTCCGAAGCGGGTGGTGTGGCGAGAATGGACGTGGTCCGGTGGCGCGGTCCGTCGCGAATGCGTGGCACGGCGGTGGCGGCGCGGCGCGCCCTCCCGGGCGCCGCGCCGGCCGCGGCCTCAGAAGCTGTACTTGGTGGTGAACTGCAGGCGGGTGATGTCGCCCTTGGCGCCGCTTTCGATCTCGCGCTTGCCGTACATCAGCTCGGCGCCGACATCGACCTTGGGCATCGGCGTGTAGAAGATGTTGCCGCGGATGCTCTGCACGGACTTGGTCACGCCCAGCCCGGTCAGCGCGGTGTCGTTGTCGTAGTCGCTGCGCGCGTAGATCAGGTTGGTGCGCAGCTTGGGCGAGAACGCGTGGCGCCAGCCGATGTAGCCGGCGATCACCCCGACCGTGTCCAGGTCGCGGTCGGCGGCGTCGTAGACCGCGTTCTGGGCGATGCCCAGGCCGACGTAGCGGCCGATGCCCTCGCCGCCGCTGAGCTGGTAGAACAGGCTGTCGCTGTCCCCGGCCACCCACTTGCCGCCCAGGGTCAGGCCGCCGGAGACCTTGCTGGCGTCGGCGCCGGTGGCGCGGTTGTCCACCTTCTGCTGGCCGATCAGGCCGCCGATGCCGAAGCTGCCCCAGTCGCCCTTCCAGCCGTAGCGCACGGTCAGGTCCGGCAGCGCGCCGCGGTCGGAACTGGCGGTGCTGACCACGCCGGCCGTGCTGCGGTTGTAGAGCGTTGTCTCCGGGTTCTCCAGGGCGATGCTGAAGCCGCCGTTGGTGTAGCGCACCTGCGCCTGCCGCACGAAGATCACGCCGTCGGTGGGGCCGATGAAGTCGGCCGCCTCCGGCAGCGCCGCCGGGTCCATGAAGTTGGACCAGGTCTGGCCGGCCAGCCAGTGGTTCCAGTACATATAGGCGTGACGCAGCGTGGCGCCGTAGGTGTTGGTGGCGGTCTGGGTGCCCAGCGAGTTGCCGAAGAAATCCAGCTCCACCAGCGCGCCGGCCTTGTTGCCGCCCTCGGTGACGCTGTCCACGCCGAAATTGATGCGCGAGAACTTGGCGTGGGCGTTGTAGTCGGTGCCGGACTTGGCGCCGCCCACCGGGGTCTGCCCGGGCAGGTACAGCGCGCGGCCGGTGGCGTCGTCGGCGAGCTGGCCGTCGCCGGTGCGGGTGGCCAGGAAGTCGGCCTTGATGAAGCCGCCGACCTTGAACGTGGTGCCGGGCGTGGCGCCGGGGGTGATGGTGGTGACCTGGATCGGCGCCTTGCCGGCCGGCAGCGCCGGTTGCGCGGCCTGGCTGGACTTCACCGCCGCGACCTCGGTCTGGGTCTGCGCGATCTGGCCCTGTTGCTGTTGCTGCGAGGACAGCAGCAACTGCACCTGCCGTTCCAGCTCGGCCACGCGGGCCTCCAGTGCCTGCTCCCGCGCCGACGGGGACTTGCCGCTCTGGGCGAAGGCCGCGCCGGGCGCGATCAGGGCGACGAACAGCGCAGCGGCCAGCGGGCCCCGTGCCAAGGATGCGATGCGGTGGCTCATTACTCCCTCCCGAATAATGGATGTCCGCCGCGCGCAGGCACGGCTGGACGCAGGGTGCGCGCCGCGGCCGGCCGCGCCTATTGGCCATTAGTCGAACGCCGGCTGCGTTACGACCATCGTCTAAGGCCCGGTGCGTGCGCGCTTAACGGTGGATGCGGCACACTGGACGATGACGCGCCGCCGCATGCGGCGCCCCGTTCATTGCAGAGGGAACCATGGCCGATCTTTATCCCGTCGATCCGCAGTTCGCCGCCCGGGCACGCATCGACAAGACCCAGTACCAAAGCCAATACCGGCAGTCGGTGGAACAGCCGGAGGCGTTCTGGGGCAAGGTGGCCGAGCGCCTGGACTGGTTCAAGCGGCCGACCCGGATCAAGGACGTGAACTTCGCCCTGGACGACTTCCATATCCGCTGGTTCGACGACGGCGAGCTCAACGCCAGCGTCAACTGCCTGGACCGGCAACTGGCCACCCGCGGCGACAAGACCGCGCTGCTGTTCGAGCCGGACAGCCCGGACGCGCCGTCCTACCGCGTCACCTACCGCGAACTGTACGAACGCGTATGCCGGCTCGGCAACGCGCTGCGCGCGCTGGGCGTGCAGAAGGGCGACCGCGTCACCATCTACCTGCCGATGATCCCGGACGCGGCGGTGGCGATGCTGGCCTGCGCGCGCATCGGCGCGATCCACTCGGTGGTGTTCGGCGGTTTCGCGCCCAATTCGATCGCCGACCGGGTGATCGACTGCGGCAGCAAGCTGATCATCACCGCCGACGAAGGCCTGCGCGGCGGCAAGAAGATCCCGCTCAAGGCCAACGTCGACGCGGCGCTGAAGCTGCCCGGCACCACCACCGTGGAAACCGTGCTGGTGGTGCGCCACACCGGCGGCGCGGTGGACATGCAGGCCCCGCGCGACCGCTGGTTCCACGACGTGGTCGACAGCCAGCCGGCCGAGTGCGAACCCGAGCGCATGAACGCCGAGGACCCGCTGTTCATCCTCTACACCTCCGGCTCCACCGGCAAGCCCAAGGGTGTGCTGCACACCACCGCCGGCTACCTGCTGTACGCGGCCTACACCCACGAGACCGTGTTCGACCTGCGCGAGGACGACATCTACTGGTGCACCGCCGACGTCGGCTGGGTCACCGGCCACAGCTACATCGTCTACGGGCCGCTGGCCAACGGCGCCACCGCGCTGATGTTCGAGGGCGTGCCCAACTACCCGAGCGTGTCGCGCTTCTGGGAGGTCATCGACAAGCACCAGGTGACGATCTTCTACACCGCCCCGACCGCGATCCGCGCGCTGATGCGCGAAGGCGAGGCGCCGGTGAAGAAGACCTCGCGGGCGAGCCTGCGCCTGCTCGGCAGCGTCGGCGAACCGATCAATCCGGAAGCCTGGCGCTGGTACTACGACGTGGTCGGCGACGGCCGCTGCCCGATCGTGGACACCTGGTGGCAGACCGAGACCGGCGGCATCCTGATCACCCCGCTGGCCGGCGCCATCGACCTCAAGCCCGGCTCGGCGACACTGCCGTTCTTCGGCGTCCAACCGGCCCTGGTCAGCGCCGACGGCGAGATCCTGGAAGGCGCCACCGAGGGCAACCTGGTGCTGCGCGATTCCTGGCCGGGGCAGATGCGCACCGTCTACGGCGACCACCAGCGCTTCATCGACACCTATTTCCGCACCTACCCGGGCAGCTACTTCACCGGCGACGGCTGCCGCCGCGACGAAGACGGCTACTACTGGATCACCGGCCGCGTCGACGACGTCATCAACGTCTCCGGCCACCGCATCGGCACCGCCGAGGTGGAGAGCGCGCTGGTCTCGCACCCGAAGGTGGCCGAAGCCGCGGTGGTCGGCTTCCCGCACGACATCAAGGGCCAGGGCATCTACGCCTACGTGACCCTGGTGGCGGACGAGGCCCCGAGCGAGGCGCTGCACAAGGAACTGGTGGCCTGGGTGCGCAAGGAGATCGGCCCGATCGCCGCGCCCGACCACCTGCAGTGGGCGCCGGGCCTGCCCAAGACCCGCTCGGGCAAGATCATGCGCCGCATCCTGCGCAAGATCGCCGAGAACGCCCCCGACCAGCTCGGCGACACCTCGACCCTGGCCGATCCGTCGGTGGTCGATTCGTTGGTGAACGAACGCCTCGCGCGCTAGCGCGCGAGACATTCGTTCGGGAATGGGGAATGGAGAATCGGGAATGGGAAAAGCCGTTTCCCGATCGCTTCGTTTCCTCAGGCACCGACACGCCGCTTTTGCCGTTGCTATTCCCCATTCCCCACTCCCGGCCTCACCATGCCCACCCTGCTGATCGCCGACGACCATCCCCTGTTCCGCGAGGCGCTGCGCGGGGCGGTGCAGCGGGTGATGCCGGGCGTGCAGTTGTACGAGGCCGACAGCGTGGAAGCGTTGTATGCGCTGGCCGACCACCACGCCGATGCGGATCTGTTGCTGATGGACCTCAACATGCCCGGCGCGCAGGGGTTCAGCGCGCTGGTGCATCTGCGCGCGCTGCATCCGCAGTTGCCGGTGGTGGTGGTGTCCGCGCGCGAGGAGCCGACGGTGATGCGGCGCGCGCTGGACCACGGCGCGTTCGGCTTCATTCCCAAGTCGGCCGATTCGGACACCATCGGCCTGGCCCTGGGCACGGTGCTGGACGGCGAATGCTGGGCGCCGCCGGAAGCGCACAACATGCCGCCCACCGACCGTGCCGAACGCGAGGTGGGCCAGCGCCTGCGCGAGCTCACCCCGCAGCAGTTCCGCGTGCTGCAGATGCTCGGCGCCGGCCGCCTCAACAAGCAGATCGCCTACGACCTGGGCGTGTCCGAGGCCACCATCAAGGCGCACGTCACCGCGATCCTGCGCAAGCTTGGCGTCACCAACCGCACCCAGGCCGTGCTGATGGCCGGCAAGCTGGCCATCGACAGCGACGGCATCGTGCTGCCGCTGGAAGAGGATTGAAGCCGCCGGCCTGGCGGATGCGTGGGCCGGGGTGTGGCGGCACGCGGCTCGATCGCGACGGGTAGGCTGAGGCCTGCGGCCATGCGTGGCGGTTTCGATCAAGCATGTTCGCGTGGGTTCGCCGCTGTGGCATCCGTCGAGATTCGGTCGCGGCTGAAGCCGCTCCTACAGTGAAGCGTTTCAGTGCGACCTTTTCCCTGCAGCCTCCCCCTGTAGGAGCGGCTTCAGCCGCGACCACTGTTGATGCAGCACGCATCGCCGACACCGCCCATATAGCTGCGGCTATGAAAAAAAGCTGCAGGTTCGCGTGCGTTCCCGGTGTGTTCGCCGCTGTTGACCGCTGTTAGACTGCGCGTCCCTTGGGGAGTAGCCTGCTGTCCGACTTGCGCGGACAGCGCCCGCATCAACAGACTCGGCCGATGGCCGTGGTGCGGGCAGCCAGTCCGGTTGGCGAGACCAGCGGCGAGCTTGCGTGGCGAAAGCCGGGCGCGCGCGCTCGTCGTCGTCTCCTGCCCCGGCGCGGTCCCTCCATGTCCTTTCTTTCGATTCTGCTGCTCGGCATCGCCATGTCGACCGACGCTTTCGCCGCCGCGGTCGGCAAGGGCGCGGCGATGCAACGCCCGCGCTGGGCCGACGCGCTGCGCGCCGGCCTGATCTTCGGCTGCATCGAGGCGCTGACGCCCGCACTCGGCTGGTTACTGGGCCAGGCCGCATCCAAGTACGTGGTCGCCTTCGATCACTGGATCGCGTTCGGCCTGCTCGGCGCGCTCGGCGTGCACATGATCGTCGCCGGGCTCAAGCCGGATGCCGACGAACCCGAGGCCACGCCCAAGCGCCACGGCTTCTGGAACCTGGCCGCCACCGGCCTGGCCACCAGCATCGACGCGATGGCGGTCGGCGTCGGCCTGGCCTTTCTGGACGTGAACATCGTCGAGGTCGCGGTGGTCATCGGCCTGTGCACGCTGACCATGGTCACCCTGGGCATCATGCTCGGCCGCGTGCTCGGCGCACTGGCCGGCAAGCGCGCGGAGATCGTCGGCGGCGCGCTGCTGATCGCGATCGGCAGCACGATTCTCTACGAACATCTGCATTGATGCCGGGATTGGGGAGTCGGGATTGGGGATTGGTCACGGCGGATCACCTCGCCGGCGGGTTATGGGATTGGCCCTGCATTGGCGCGATGGGACTGGCCTGGCGGTGAATTCCAGGTAGGTGGAGAGGGTGCACTTGTCGCCGCCGCGCGGCGGCAGTGCGGCACGCACGTGGAAGATCGGCGTGTTTCATGAGCGGCGGTTCCTGTATCCCGGACGGCATTGCTGGTTGCGGCTCGCGGTGCGGTCTGCGCGCCGACCGCCGATGCCCTCGACCGGGCGCGACGACGCCTCGCGTTCGAGCGGTGAGCGGTGAGCGGTGGCAGGCGTTCCGCGTGGCGAGTGGCGCGCAATGCGACCGGCAGCTCTGGCGATGGATCGGCTTGCCGGGCCATCGCTGCAATCGCCTCGAAGAAAACAGCGCGCCCAACCGGGCGCGCCGTGGGGCAACCTCCCTCAGAACCGGTAGGTGGCGCGCATCCAGTAGTAGCGCCCCAACGTGTCGTAGGTGCTCACGTCGGTGTTCGCGTTCAACACGTTGTTCTGGTACATCAGCGGCGGCTGCTTGTTGGTCAGGTTGTCCACGCCCAGGTCGACCCGCAGGTTGGCGCCTTCCATGTCGTAGCCCACCTGCAGCGCGTGATACATGTAGCTGCCGTAGCGCAGCACCACACCCTTATCGTGCCCGTCGGCGGACATGTTCTGCGACAGGTCGCCGCTGCCGACCTGCACCTTGCCGACCCACCGCGTGGTCCAGCTCGCATCCCAGTTGCCCAGCTTCCAGCCGGCCATGGCGTGCGCGCGCCAGTGCGCGTAATTGCCGTAGGACGAGTTGTAGCGGCCAGCCATGTGCACCACCGAGTCGCCGGTGTCGATGTCGTAGCGGTGCAGGTAGGTGGTGTCCAGGGCCAGGGTGAACTTGCCGAACTCGGTCTGCGGCAGCGCGTAGTTGGCGCCGAAGTCGATGCCCTGGGTGTCGAGCTTGCCGATGTTGACCACCGGCGTCTGGATGTAGTCGACGTTGCCGGCGCTGACGCTGTCGGAAGGATAGCGATGCAGGTAGCCGCAGTACGGGCTGCTCTCGTCGTTGTAGCAGAGATTGGCCACGGTCTGCGCGGAAATCGGCTGGATCAGGTCGTCGAGCTTGACCTTCCACCAATCCAGGTTGAGCGACAGGCCCGGCACGTAGTCGGGGCTGTAGACCAGACCGTAGTCGAACGAGGTGCCCTTCTCCGGCTTGAGCTGGTAGCCGACGTAGCTGGAGCCGGACACGATGCCGTTGGTCTGCGACAGGCCCGAGCCGCTCCAGCCGGCCGGCACGCCGGCGCAGGCGGCGGCGTGGCCGCTGCCGCTGTAGCCGATGCACGGATCGACGAAGTTCGGCGCGTCGGAGGTCGGCCCCTGGTAGATGTCGCTGATCGTCGGCGCGCGGAACACCTGCGCCGCGGTGCCGCGCACCATCAGGTCGTGGATCGGCCGCCATTCGACCTGGAACGAGCCGCTGTTGTTGCTGGAGCGCACGCTGCTGTAGTCGGAGAAGCGGTCGCTCAGGGTCAGGTTGAGCGCGCCGATCGGCGAGGACTGCGCCAGCACCGGCAGGAACAACTGCAGGTAGGCTTCCTTGACGTTGAAGCTACCGCTCAACGGCGAGGAACAGGCCTCGGTGGACACGGCGCAGGTGTTGTCGCTGTTGATCAGCGCATTGGCGGAGACGGTGGTGTTCAAGCTCTCCTTGCGGTACAGCGCGCCGACCGCCAACTGCGCGCTGCCGCCGGGCAACTCCCACAGGCTGCCGTTGGCGCTGGCCTCCCACTGTCGGGTGATGGTGGTGGTTTCCTGGCGCGGGATGGATTCATGGCTCTGCAGCCAGGCCACCGCATTGGCGCCGCCCTGGTCGAAGATGTTGACCTGGCCCGCGGTGATCGCGTCCTGCAAACCGGCGTAGTCGACGTAGCCGTGGCTCCAGTTGCGCTGGCGGTAGTGGCCGTAGTTGAAGTTGGCGTCCCACACCCAGCTGCTGTCGCCGATGCTGCCCTTCAGGCCGAACACGTCCTGGTCGGTGGCGGTGTCGTAGAAGCCTTCGCGCTGGCCCAGCGAGGTGAAGCGCGTCTGGTACTGGTAGCCGTTGGGGCCGAACTCCACGCCGAACGGGTTGTAGGGGTTGTCCGCGGCGATGGTGATGCCGTCGTTCTGCGCGTCCAGCGGCAGCGGCGCGATCGCGAAGTTGGACATGGTGTGGTTGTGGTACGCGTTGACGTAGGCCTGCAGCTTGTCGGTCACGTTGAAGCTGCCGAGCACGAAACCGCCGACGCGTTGCTGCGGGGTCAGCAGCAGGTTCTGCGCCTGGTAGTTGTAGGCGTCGGACGCGGGGTCGTAGCACTTGTAGCCGCCGCTGCCGTTGCCGGTCAGCGCGCCGTCGGCCGCGCAGCCGTTGGCGGCCAGGGTCGCGGCCGGGAGCTTGTAGTAGCCGCTTGGGGTGCGTGCCGAACCGCCCTTGTAGACGCTGCCGCTGGACAGGTACATCGCGTCCTTGGAGAACGCGCGGTTGGCGGTGGAGACCGCCTTCTGCTTGTTGTAGTCCAGCCCGACCACCACGTTGCCGCGGTCCCAGGTCTTGCCGAAGGTGAAGCTGCCGCCCTGGCGCGCGCCGTCGCCGCGGCTGGCCTGGCCGTAGTTGGCCGAGACTTCGCCGCCTTCGAAGTTCTTGCGCAGGATGAAGTTGACCACGCCGCCGATGGCGTCGGAGCCGTACATCGCCGAGGCGCCGACCTTCAGCACCTCGACGTGGTCGATCATGTTGGTCGGGATCGAGTTGACGTCGTTGTTGAGGATGCGGTGGCCGTCGATCAGGATCAGCGTGCGCGCATCGCCGAGGCCGCGCAGCGACACGGTCGAGGCGCCGTCGCCGCCGCCGTTGTTGACCTGCGGATTGGTCGCGTCGCCGGCGATGCCGGGCAGCGACTGCAGCAGGTCGCCGAGGGTCTGCTTGCCGCTCTGCTGGATCTGCTCGCGATCGACCACCGCCACCGGGCTGGCCGTCTCCACGTCCACGCGGCGCACCAGCGAGCCGGTCACGGTGACCCGGTCCAGATCCACCGTGTCGGAGGCGGCCGGTGCCGAGGCAGGGTCGGCGCCCTGCGCGTAGAGCGAGGCGGGCAATGCCGCCAATCCCAGGCAAACGGCCTGTGCGAGTCTGTTCTTTGCTACGGACATGGTGAGCTCTCGTGTCAT
This window contains:
- a CDS encoding response regulator transcription factor, translating into MPTLLIADDHPLFREALRGAVQRVMPGVQLYEADSVEALYALADHHADADLLLMDLNMPGAQGFSALVHLRALHPQLPVVVVSAREEPTVMRRALDHGAFGFIPKSADSDTIGLALGTVLDGECWAPPEAHNMPPTDRAEREVGQRLRELTPQQFRVLQMLGAGRLNKQIAYDLGVSEATIKAHVTAILRKLGVTNRTQAVLMAGKLAIDSDGIVLPLEED
- the mntP gene encoding manganese efflux pump MntP; the encoded protein is MSFLSILLLGIAMSTDAFAAAVGKGAAMQRPRWADALRAGLIFGCIEALTPALGWLLGQAASKYVVAFDHWIAFGLLGALGVHMIVAGLKPDADEPEATPKRHGFWNLAATGLATSIDAMAVGVGLAFLDVNIVEVAVVIGLCTLTMVTLGIMLGRVLGALAGKRAEIVGGALLIAIGSTILYEHLH
- a CDS encoding DcaP family trimeric outer membrane transporter is translated as MSHRIASLARGPLAAALFVALIAPGAAFAQSGKSPSAREQALEARVAELERQVQLLLSSQQQQQGQIAQTQTEVAAVKSSQAAQPALPAGKAPIQVTTITPGATPGTTFKVGGFIKADFLATRTGDGQLADDATGRALYLPGQTPVGGAKSGTDYNAHAKFSRINFGVDSVTEGGNKAGALVELDFFGNSLGTQTATNTYGATLRHAYMYWNHWLAGQTWSNFMDPAALPEAADFIGPTDGVIFVRQAQVRYTNGGFSIALENPETTLYNRSTAGVVSTASSDRGALPDLTVRYGWKGDWGSFGIGGLIGQQKVDNRATGADASKVSGGLTLGGKWVAGDSDSLFYQLSGGEGIGRYVGLGIAQNAVYDAADRDLDTVGVIAGYIGWRHAFSPKLRTNLIYARSDYDNDTALTGLGVTKSVQSIRGNIFYTPMPKVDVGAELMYGKREIESGAKGDITRLQFTTKYSF
- a CDS encoding MFS transporter, with product MSSTAINPSGQPLTKGHKKVIFASSLGTVFEWYDFYLYGSLAAIIAKQFFSGVNETTGMIFALLAFAAGFFVRPFGAAFFGSLGDRIGRKYTFLVTILIMGISTFLVGVLPNYDSWGVVAPVILIVLRLAQGLAMGGEYGGAATYVAEHAPANKRGLYTSFIQTTATLGLFLSLLVILACRLTLGTEAFEAWGWRIPFLGSIILLGVSVWIRLQLSESPLFQQMKAEGKGSKQPFRDSLKDGNFKLMLIVLLGATAGQAVVWYGGQFYALFFLQSTLKVDPTVSYLLIAAALALATPFFLFFGWLSDRIGRKKIIMLGCLLAAVTYMPLFKGITHFANPAVEEARATSPAQVIADPSTCSFQFDPVGVRKFTSSCDVATAALTKAGVPYEVQPAAPGSLAQVRIGGSQVASYEAAGLSKDDAKPKAAAFGKELKGALTAAGYPEKADTARINIPMTILLLWVLVLYVTMVYGPIAAFLVELFPTRIRYTSMSLPYHIGNGWFGGFLPAISFALVAGTGNIYYGLWYPIGIALMTLVLGTLFLRETRNVDITK
- the acs gene encoding acetate--CoA ligase; protein product: MADLYPVDPQFAARARIDKTQYQSQYRQSVEQPEAFWGKVAERLDWFKRPTRIKDVNFALDDFHIRWFDDGELNASVNCLDRQLATRGDKTALLFEPDSPDAPSYRVTYRELYERVCRLGNALRALGVQKGDRVTIYLPMIPDAAVAMLACARIGAIHSVVFGGFAPNSIADRVIDCGSKLIITADEGLRGGKKIPLKANVDAALKLPGTTTVETVLVVRHTGGAVDMQAPRDRWFHDVVDSQPAECEPERMNAEDPLFILYTSGSTGKPKGVLHTTAGYLLYAAYTHETVFDLREDDIYWCTADVGWVTGHSYIVYGPLANGATALMFEGVPNYPSVSRFWEVIDKHQVTIFYTAPTAIRALMREGEAPVKKTSRASLRLLGSVGEPINPEAWRWYYDVVGDGRCPIVDTWWQTETGGILITPLAGAIDLKPGSATLPFFGVQPALVSADGEILEGATEGNLVLRDSWPGQMRTVYGDHQRFIDTYFRTYPGSYFTGDGCRRDEDGYYWITGRVDDVINVSGHRIGTAEVESALVSHPKVAEAAVVGFPHDIKGQGIYAYVTLVADEAPSEALHKELVAWVRKEIGPIAAPDHLQWAPGLPKTRSGKIMRRILRKIAENAPDQLGDTSTLADPSVVDSLVNERLAR
- a CDS encoding TonB-dependent receptor, whose protein sequence is MPASLYAQGADPASAPAASDTVDLDRVTVTGSLVRRVDVETASPVAVVDREQIQQSGKQTLGDLLQSLPGIAGDATNPQVNNGGGDGASTVSLRGLGDARTLILIDGHRILNNDVNSIPTNMIDHVEVLKVGASAMYGSDAIGGVVNFILRKNFEGGEVSANYGQASRGDGARQGGSFTFGKTWDRGNVVVGLDYNKQKAVSTANRAFSKDAMYLSSGSVYKGGSARTPSGYYKLPAATLAANGCAADGALTGNGSGGYKCYDPASDAYNYQAQNLLLTPQQRVGGFVLGSFNVTDKLQAYVNAYHNHTMSNFAIAPLPLDAQNDGITIAADNPYNPFGVEFGPNGYQYQTRFTSLGQREGFYDTATDQDVFGLKGSIGDSSWVWDANFNYGHYRQRNWSHGYVDYAGLQDAITAGQVNIFDQGGANAVAWLQSHESIPRQETTTITRQWEASANGSLWELPGGSAQLAVGALYRKESLNTTVSANALINSDNTCAVSTEACSSPLSGSFNVKEAYLQLFLPVLAQSSPIGALNLTLSDRFSDYSSVRSSNNSGSFQVEWRPIHDLMVRGTAAQVFRAPTISDIYQGPTSDAPNFVDPCIGYSGSGHAAACAGVPAGWSGSGLSQTNGIVSGSSYVGYQLKPEKGTSFDYGLVYSPDYVPGLSLNLDWWKVKLDDLIQPISAQTVANLCYNDESSPYCGYLHRYPSDSVSAGNVDYIQTPVVNIGKLDTQGIDFGANYALPQTEFGKFTLALDTTYLHRYDIDTGDSVVHMAGRYNSSYGNYAHWRAHAMAGWKLGNWDASWTTRWVGKVQVGSGDLSQNMSADGHDKGVVLRYGSYMYHALQVGYDMEGANLRVDLGVDNLTNKQPPLMYQNNVLNANTDVSTYDTLGRYYWMRATYRF